In Desulfatibacillum aliphaticivorans DSM 15576, the sequence TCCTTGACCCACTGTCTGTACTCCTGATCATCCATGTTCAGGCCCATGATTTCCGCGGGGAAATGCGCAATGCCCAGGCAGTTATACAGGATCATGTACACCCCGAAGGAAAACATCTGGATTTCCTTGTCCGTGGCCCGACGAATTCCCGTGGACTCCCGAAAAGCCTCCTGGGTGGCCAGGTTGAGCTGGGCGAATCGCTCAAAACCGGGAATTTCCTCCAATTGATTCATCTGGGCGATATTCTGCATGAGGCCGTGGAGGGCCGCCGGATTCCTGCCGCAATAATCCAAAGCCCGGTCCGCGAAGATGGAAAGCCCGTCTTCCACTTTCAGGGGAGCGAGGTCCTCCATCCACACATAGGCCTGCGGCAGCAGGTCTTCCATGGTCTGGGCGGCCAGGGCTTCGAAGAGCTCGGCCTTGGACGGAAAATAATGGTGAATCAGGGTGAAGTCAAAGCCGCCTTCCTTGCCGATCATGCGGATGCTCGCCGTATTATAGGGATGGGTGGTGAACACCTTGCGGGCGGCCTCCAGGATTTTTATCCGGGTCTGCTCCCCTTTTTTCAGATTTTCAATCGGTTGGGCGTGCAGCGAGCCGTAAGCTCGGCTGCCCTGGCGGGGCGGGTTAAGCGGCCAGGTCATGGGCTGCTCGTCCCCGGGCTGGGAAAAAACCAGCTTTTTCAGGGAGGGATAAAAAAGGAACATCAGAGCGTCTTTAACCCATTGCTTGTACTCGGGGCTCTTATGCGACATGCCCAGGACCTTGGCGTGATAATGGGGGGCGCCCACACAATTGAATATTACCATGTGAAAACCCAAAATCCACATGGCGATGTCCCGCCGGCACGCATACGGCGACAGCCCCTTGCGAAAAACCTCCTGGATGCCCGCCCAGAACTCCGGAAAAAAATCCAGGCCGGGAAGGTCCGCCACTTTCAGGCCGTGGGCCATGTTCTGCATGACCGTACGCAAGGCGTCCGGATGGTCGAACACGTCCTGCACAATCCGCTCTACGGAGGTGCGGAGGCTTTCGTCCATGCCCATGTCCCAGACGCCTTCCATCCAGGTGGAGCTAAGCTCCATGTATTCATCATAGAGCTCCCTGGTGACCGTCATGAACAGGTCCGCCTTGGAAGGGAAATAATGATGAATCAACGGGTGGTTAAATCCCCCCCTCTTTGGCAATGGCCCGGATGCTGGCGGAGGTGTAGGGCTGGCTTGCGAAAACCTTTCTGGCCGCAGCGATTATCTTACTCCGGGTCTCCTTACCTTTGGTGTAAGAGGCGACTTTTTTCTTTTGAACCTTTTTTGCCATACGTCCCTTTAATATGGACCATACCCTTCTGTCAACGACTAGTGAAATTGTTCACGAT encodes:
- a CDS encoding TetR/AcrR family transcriptional regulator, whose translation is MTVTRELYDEYMELSSTWMEGVWDMGMDESLRTSVERIVQDVFDHPDALRTVMQNMAHGLKVADLPGLDFFPEFWAGIQEVFRKGLSPYACRRDIAMWILGFHMVIFNCVGAPHYHAKVLGMSHKSPEYKQWVKDALMFLFYPSLKKLVFSQPGDEQPMTWPLNPPRQGSRAYGSLHAQPIENLKKGEQTRIKILEAARKVFTTHPYNTASIRMIGKEGGFDFTLIHHYFPSKAELFEALAAQTMEDLLPQAYVWMEDLAPLKVEDGLSIFADRALDYCGRNPAALHGLMQNIAQMNQLEEIPGFERFAQLNLATQEAFRESTGIRRATDKEIQMFSFGVYMILYNCLGIAHFPAEIMGLNMDDQEYRQWVKDFMMIVLLPVLEHMIKPRAQKAS
- a CDS encoding TetR/AcrR family transcriptional regulator, with the protein product MAKKVQKKKVASYTKGKETRSKIIAAARKVFASQPYTSASIRAIAKEGGI